From Faecalicatena sp. Marseille-Q4148:
TAAAGTCCGGAATCTGACTCTCGGTTGAAACTCCCGCGCCTCCAAAAAATACAATTCGCTCACTCTCATCAATCATGCGCTGAAGTTCTTCTATCTGTCCCATAAAACGCGCCTCCTTTTATTTCTGATTCTATAGCAGATCTCTGTTTACATCAATACATTTCTGTGATAAAATAAATCTGTTTTGATGATAAAACAAAATTTTGTCAATGCGGTAAACACTGGAGATGAGAGTATGCACAAATTAATAACGAAAACATTTCCTAAGCGATTTATAAATTTACAAAGACTGTCTAACGACAGTCTTTTTTCACGCTTTACTCTGCTAATCCACTAACCAAAAACTATAAGAAAGAAGGTATCACAATGAAACAACATCCTTTTGATCAGCTGAAAAATCTGGTACTCATTTTTGCCGGAAACACACTCTATGCTCTCGGCGTTGTCATGTTCATTCTTCCGGGCGGTATGATTACCGGTGGAACAACCGGTATCGCTCTTACCGTAAACCACTATTTCCATGTGCCAATCTCTGTATTTGTTTTCTGCTTCAACTTAATTATGTTTATTATCGGCGCAGTTGTCCTCGGCAAAAAATTTGCCCTGACCACATTAATCAGTACCTTTTACTATCCATTTATTTTAGGTGTTTTAGAAAACGTACCCGCTCTTGGAAACTTTACAAATGACGTAGCTCTTTCTACAATCTTTGGTGGTCTGATGATCGGTTCTGCCATCGGTATCGTTATTCGTGCAGGCGCTTCCACAGGAGGCATGGACATTCCGCCGCTTGTACTGAATAAAAAATTCGGTATT
This genomic window contains:
- a CDS encoding YitT family protein, which codes for MKQHPFDQLKNLVLIFAGNTLYALGVVMFILPGGMITGGTTGIALTVNHYFHVPISVFVFCFNLIMFIIGAVVLGKKFALTTLISTFYYPFILGVLENVPALGNFTNDVALSTIFGGLMIGSAIGIVIRAGASTGGMDIPPLVLNKKFGIPVSVLLYIFDSSILLMQMLFSNKDQILYGILLVMIYTIVLDKVLLLGTTQTQVKVVSKKYAEINQAIISELDRGSTLIYGETGYLHQEQPLVLSVVSNRELTRLNQIVMGIDPSAFMIISKVNEVKGRGFSSQKIYQKKES